In Chitinophaga sp. HK235, a single window of DNA contains:
- a CDS encoding acetyl-CoA C-acyltransferase, producing the protein MQVAYIVDAVRTPIGRYGGVLSTVRPDDMLAHVLKALMSRNPSVDPAAIEDVIAGAANQAGEDNRNVARMSALLAGLPVTVAGNTVNRLCASGMQAIMDAARAVMCGEGEVYLAGGVESMTRAPFVMGKADGPFSRKSEMFDTTLGWRFTNKALADLYHPYSMGETAENVAQQWKIGREEQDLFALRSQQRYAAAQQAGRWTDEIIPVTITLNKEEQVISRDEHPRETTLEKLASLRPAFAKDGSVTAGNSSGINDGAAAVMIVSEKALQRFNLKPLAMVRAIGVAGVDPSIMGVGPIPATRKALQRAGLTIDQLHLAEFNEAFAVQVLACMRDLSVNPDIVNVNGGAIAIGHPLGCSGARITATLLHEMKRRPEARYGLATMCIGVGQGAAMVFEKC; encoded by the coding sequence ATGCAAGTTGCCTACATTGTAGATGCGGTACGTACACCTATAGGCCGGTATGGCGGTGTGCTGAGCACTGTTCGCCCGGATGATATGCTGGCCCATGTGCTGAAAGCACTGATGAGCCGTAATCCTTCTGTAGATCCGGCCGCCATTGAAGACGTAATTGCCGGTGCTGCCAACCAGGCGGGGGAAGACAATCGTAATGTGGCCCGTATGTCCGCTTTGCTGGCAGGACTGCCGGTAACGGTGGCGGGCAATACCGTAAACCGTTTATGCGCTTCCGGTATGCAGGCCATTATGGATGCTGCCCGTGCTGTGATGTGCGGAGAAGGTGAGGTGTATCTGGCTGGTGGCGTGGAAAGCATGACCCGTGCGCCTTTTGTAATGGGTAAGGCAGACGGGCCTTTCAGCCGTAAATCGGAGATGTTCGATACTACCCTCGGCTGGCGTTTTACGAATAAAGCCCTGGCCGATCTCTATCATCCTTACTCCATGGGAGAAACGGCCGAAAATGTAGCACAGCAATGGAAGATAGGAAGGGAGGAACAGGACCTGTTTGCCCTGCGCAGCCAGCAGCGTTATGCAGCAGCGCAGCAGGCAGGCCGCTGGACTGATGAAATAATACCGGTTACCATTACGCTCAACAAAGAGGAGCAGGTGATTTCCAGGGATGAGCATCCGCGGGAAACAACCCTGGAGAAGCTGGCGTCGCTGCGCCCGGCTTTCGCTAAAGATGGTTCGGTGACGGCGGGGAATTCCTCCGGTATCAATGATGGCGCGGCTGCCGTGATGATTGTTTCTGAGAAGGCGCTGCAGCGGTTTAATCTGAAGCCGCTGGCCATGGTGCGTGCTATCGGGGTGGCGGGCGTAGATCCTTCCATCATGGGAGTAGGTCCTATACCTGCCACCAGGAAGGCATTGCAAAGGGCTGGCCTCACAATAGATCAGTTACACCTGGCTGAATTCAACGAAGCCTTTGCTGTACAGGTGCTGGCGTGTATGCGTGATCTGTCTGTTAATCCTGATATAGTGAATGTAAACGGTGGTGCTATTGCGATAGGGCACCCGCTGGGCTGTAGTGGCGCACGTATCACCGCTACCTTGCTGCATGAGATGAAACGCCGTCCGGAAGCGCGGTATGGCCTTGCTACCATGTGTATTGGCGTAGGGCAGGGGGCTGCGATGGTTTTTGAAAAATGCTGA
- a CDS encoding phosphate acyltransferase, giving the protein MTDWDAYKQELNNRLGLDNQLFRVIGTKARRDPRKVVFAEADNVKILKAAQVVNDEGIAFPILLGNENKIRAIMEENSIEIDDVVIIDPKSDEMQEKRHQFGDLFFEKRKRKGFNHYEARKIMRERNYFGCMMVETGEADALISGLTRKYPDTIRPALQVIGMEDGVKRVAGMYIIQTKRGPLFLADTTVNFNPTAEELADITLMVAKEVKHFNITPRIAMLSYSNFGSSQTPEAQLVAKAREIVKQREPSLVVDGEIQAAMAFNKEILKDNYPFTELMNEEVNTLIFPNLTAGNVAYNLLQEVAGFDAIGPVLLGMKKPVHILQLGSTVRQIVNMVNIAVVDAQEKCRKIVESREKDKKKKK; this is encoded by the coding sequence ATTACGGATTGGGATGCCTACAAACAGGAACTGAACAACCGCCTGGGACTCGATAACCAGCTGTTCAGGGTAATTGGTACCAAAGCCCGCCGTGACCCGCGTAAAGTGGTGTTTGCGGAAGCCGACAACGTGAAGATCCTGAAAGCTGCACAGGTAGTGAACGACGAAGGTATCGCCTTCCCGATCCTGCTGGGTAACGAAAACAAGATCCGCGCAATCATGGAAGAGAATTCCATTGAAATCGATGATGTAGTGATCATCGACCCTAAGAGCGATGAAATGCAGGAGAAAAGACATCAGTTTGGTGACCTCTTCTTCGAAAAACGCAAACGCAAAGGGTTTAACCATTATGAAGCCCGTAAGATCATGCGTGAGCGCAACTACTTCGGTTGCATGATGGTGGAAACAGGTGAAGCGGATGCACTGATCTCCGGCCTTACCCGTAAATATCCGGATACCATCCGTCCTGCCCTGCAGGTAATCGGTATGGAGGACGGCGTAAAACGTGTGGCTGGCATGTACATCATCCAAACCAAACGCGGACCGCTGTTCCTGGCTGATACAACAGTTAACTTCAACCCTACCGCCGAAGAACTGGCAGATATTACGCTGATGGTGGCCAAAGAAGTGAAACACTTCAATATCACCCCACGCATCGCTATGCTGTCTTATTCCAACTTCGGTTCCAGCCAGACGCCGGAAGCGCAGCTGGTAGCTAAAGCCCGCGAAATCGTGAAACAACGCGAACCTTCACTGGTGGTAGATGGTGAAATCCAGGCAGCTATGGCCTTCAACAAGGAAATCCTGAAAGACAACTATCCGTTTACCGAATTGATGAACGAGGAAGTGAACACCCTCATCTTCCCGAACCTCACTGCCGGTAACGTGGCTTATAACCTCCTGCAGGAAGTAGCCGGCTTCGATGCTATCGGACCCGTACTGCTGGGTATGAAAAAACCTGTGCATATTCTGCAGCTGGGTAGCACCGTAAGACAGATTGTCAACATGGTGAACATCGCCGTGGTGGATGCCCAGGAGAAATGCCGGAAAATAGTGGAGAGCAGGGAAAAAGATAAGAAGAAGAAAAAATAG
- a CDS encoding DUF4293 domain-containing protein: MIQRIQSLYLLLAAGAGAASLSFDLWKAKLSNGTQTAVNASSNYLLFVLYVIIILLALGGIFLFKKRKLQFRLTIFNILFAFAALGYQYYVVQQTANKLVAGGVAISSASYQFASFLPILLIVLLFLAARGIYKDEKLIKSLDRLR, translated from the coding sequence ATGATACAACGCATTCAGAGTCTTTATCTGTTGTTGGCAGCCGGAGCAGGTGCCGCCTCATTATCCTTTGATCTGTGGAAAGCCAAGCTGAGCAATGGCACACAAACTGCTGTCAATGCCTCCAGCAACTACCTGTTATTTGTGCTGTACGTGATCATTATCCTGCTGGCCCTGGGGGGTATTTTCCTGTTCAAAAAACGTAAACTGCAATTCCGCCTCACCATCTTCAATATCCTGTTTGCATTTGCTGCACTGGGTTACCAGTATTATGTGGTACAACAAACAGCCAACAAGCTGGTAGCCGGTGGTGTAGCCATTTCCAGCGCTTCTTACCAGTTCGCTTCTTTTCTTCCGATACTGCTGATCGTATTGCTGTTCCTGGCCGCCAGAGGTATTTACAAAGATGAAAAACTCATCAAATCCCTCGACAGGCTGAGATAA
- the uvrA gene encoding excinuclease ABC subunit UvrA encodes MATKTKKKETIIDPQQVNPQDNIFIKGARVHNLKNVSVSIPRNKMVVVTGVSGSGKSSLTMDTLYAEGQRRYAESLSAYARQFLMRMNKPDVDYIKGICPAIAIEQKVITRTPRSTVGSMTEIYDYLRLLFGRIGKTYSPVSGQLVKKHEVSDVVDFITTLKHGSKVLLLAPFRRHAKRDVKEELNILMQKGFSRLYSPAAEGNGLLRIEELIEQKKPAVPADAWVLIDRLVTKDFEEDDKHRIADSVQTAFYESEGDCYVEVDGNNITHFANRFELDGIQFEEPVPNLFSFNNPYGACPTCEGFGQVLGIDADLVMPDKRLSVFEGAIAPWRGEKMGEYKEALVKVARKFNFPIHKPIADLTNEQVQLLWTGNEHFYGLNEFFKMVEQNLYKVQYRVLQARYRGRTICPDCGGGRLRKEALYIKVGGDNIAQLVDMPVADLKTWFDNLELNEYDQQVAKRILFEINHRLKTLLDVGLGYLTLNRVANTLSGGESQRIQLTRTLGSNLTNSMYILDEPSIGLHARDTHRLINVLKELRDLGNTVVIVEHDEQIMEEADYIIDMGPLASHLGGEVIFAGTYQEILTDPQSLTGKYLGGTLRIDPPQKLRKWKKAITLEGCRQHNLKDITVDFPLEVFTVVTGVSGSGKTTLVKQILYPALMKLKGEFAERVGYHKVMKGAVDDITQIEMVDQNPIGKSSRSNPVTYIKAYDEIRDLFSKQPLSKMRGFQPKHFSFNVDGGRCDACKGEGEVVVEMQFLADVHLLCESCGGKKFKDEVLEVTYKNKNIYEILELSVDEALEFFKDEKDVCNKIKPLSDVGLGYIKLGQSSDTLSGGEAQRVKLASFLGKGKAQGKILFIFDEPTTGLHFHDIKKLLNSFNALIDQGHTVLVIEHNLDVIRSADWVIDLGPEGGAGGGNLLYTGVPEGLKKVKESYTGKFI; translated from the coding sequence ATGGCAACAAAAACTAAGAAAAAAGAAACCATCATTGATCCTCAGCAGGTTAACCCTCAGGACAATATCTTCATAAAAGGCGCGAGGGTCCACAATCTTAAGAATGTGAGCGTCTCCATTCCCCGCAATAAAATGGTAGTGGTGACTGGTGTCTCGGGTTCGGGAAAATCTTCCCTCACAATGGACACACTGTATGCTGAAGGACAGCGTCGTTATGCGGAGAGCCTCAGTGCCTACGCACGTCAGTTCCTTATGCGTATGAACAAACCGGATGTTGACTACATTAAAGGCATCTGTCCAGCCATCGCTATCGAGCAGAAGGTAATCACCCGCACGCCCCGTTCTACCGTAGGCTCTATGACGGAGATCTACGATTACCTCCGGCTGCTGTTTGGCCGCATCGGGAAAACCTATTCCCCTGTGTCTGGTCAGCTGGTGAAAAAACATGAGGTAAGCGATGTGGTGGACTTTATCACCACACTGAAGCATGGCAGCAAAGTATTGCTGCTGGCACCTTTTCGCCGTCATGCCAAGCGTGATGTGAAAGAAGAGCTCAACATCCTCATGCAGAAAGGTTTTTCCCGCCTGTATTCTCCTGCTGCGGAAGGAAACGGACTGCTGCGCATCGAAGAGTTGATAGAACAGAAAAAACCTGCTGTGCCGGCAGATGCATGGGTACTGATAGACAGGCTGGTAACCAAGGATTTTGAGGAAGATGATAAACATCGTATAGCCGATAGCGTACAGACGGCTTTTTACGAGAGCGAAGGTGACTGCTACGTGGAAGTGGACGGCAACAACATCACCCACTTTGCGAATCGTTTTGAACTGGACGGTATCCAGTTTGAAGAGCCGGTGCCTAACCTGTTCTCTTTCAATAACCCTTACGGTGCCTGCCCCACCTGTGAAGGCTTTGGTCAGGTATTGGGTATCGATGCCGATCTCGTGATGCCGGATAAACGCCTGAGTGTATTTGAAGGAGCGATCGCGCCGTGGAGAGGAGAAAAAATGGGCGAGTACAAAGAGGCCCTGGTTAAAGTGGCCCGCAAATTTAACTTCCCCATACACAAACCGATAGCAGACCTTACCAACGAACAGGTACAGCTGCTGTGGACCGGTAATGAGCATTTCTACGGACTCAATGAGTTCTTCAAAATGGTAGAGCAGAACCTCTACAAAGTACAATACCGTGTACTGCAGGCACGCTATCGCGGACGTACCATATGCCCAGACTGTGGCGGCGGCCGTCTGCGTAAGGAAGCACTCTACATCAAGGTGGGCGGAGACAACATCGCCCAGCTGGTAGACATGCCTGTGGCAGACCTGAAAACATGGTTCGACAATCTCGAACTGAATGAATATGATCAGCAGGTAGCCAAACGTATCCTGTTTGAAATCAATCATCGCCTGAAAACATTACTGGACGTAGGGTTAGGATACCTGACACTCAACAGGGTGGCCAATACCCTCAGTGGTGGCGAAAGTCAGCGTATTCAGCTGACCCGCACTCTGGGCAGTAACCTCACCAACTCCATGTACATCCTTGATGAGCCCAGCATAGGACTGCATGCCCGCGATACACACCGGTTGATCAATGTACTGAAGGAGCTGCGCGACCTCGGTAATACCGTAGTGATCGTGGAGCACGATGAGCAGATCATGGAAGAAGCCGACTACATCATCGATATGGGGCCGCTGGCCAGCCATCTGGGCGGTGAAGTGATTTTCGCCGGCACCTATCAGGAGATACTGACCGACCCCCAAAGCCTTACCGGCAAATATCTCGGCGGTACTCTCCGTATAGATCCGCCACAAAAACTGCGTAAATGGAAAAAAGCCATCACGCTGGAAGGCTGCCGTCAGCATAATCTGAAAGATATTACGGTAGACTTCCCACTGGAAGTGTTCACGGTTGTAACAGGTGTGAGTGGTTCCGGGAAAACCACTCTGGTAAAACAAATCCTCTATCCTGCCCTCATGAAGCTGAAAGGAGAGTTTGCCGAAAGGGTAGGGTATCACAAAGTCATGAAAGGCGCTGTAGATGATATCACCCAGATTGAAATGGTGGACCAGAACCCAATCGGAAAATCATCCCGCTCCAATCCGGTGACCTACATCAAAGCATACGATGAAATCAGAGACCTGTTTTCCAAACAGCCACTGAGCAAGATGCGCGGGTTCCAGCCCAAACATTTTTCATTCAACGTAGACGGAGGCCGCTGTGATGCTTGTAAGGGTGAAGGTGAAGTAGTAGTGGAAATGCAGTTCCTCGCGGATGTACACCTGTTGTGCGAAAGCTGCGGCGGTAAAAAGTTCAAGGACGAAGTGCTGGAAGTGACCTATAAAAACAAGAATATCTACGAAATACTGGAACTCAGTGTAGATGAGGCATTGGAGTTTTTTAAGGATGAAAAAGATGTTTGCAATAAAATCAAGCCGTTGAGCGATGTTGGTTTAGGGTATATCAAACTGGGACAAAGCAGCGATACCCTGAGTGGCGGTGAGGCACAGCGTGTGAAACTGGCTTCCTTCCTGGGTAAGGGTAAAGCACAGGGCAAGATCCTGTTTATCTTCGATGAACCTACTACGGGCCTCCATTTTCATGATATCAAAAAGCTGCTTAACTCTTTCAATGCACTGATTGATCAGGGGCATACGGTGCTGGTGATCGAGCATAATCTCGATGTGATCCGCAGTGCCGACTGGGTGATCGACCTGGGGCCTGAAGGCGGTGCTGGTGGCGGAAATCTGCTGTATACCGGCGTTCCGGAAGGATTGAAAAAAGTGAAGGAAAGTTATACCGGGAAGTTTATTTAA
- the rlmN gene encoding 23S rRNA (adenine(2503)-C(2))-methyltransferase RlmN, producing MKSDKKNIRHLSLPALQEYFGSIGEKAFRAKQVYEWIWLRHAGSFEAMTNLSKDLRHKLEENFTLPAVKVDATQHSNDGTIKSRFRLHDNHLVEGVLIPTDTRQTACVSSQVGCSLSCKFCATGYMDRKRNLDYDEIYDEVALINQQAMEHNGKKLTNIVFMGMGEPLLNYKNVLHAIERITAPDGLGMSPKRITVSTAGVAKMIRQLGDDKVRFNLALSLHAANDKKRSEIMPINDSNSLKELVDALNYFYKATENEISFEYILFKDFNDSKQDADELIKIYRQVPADLVNIIEYNPIDNARFQKPDSQTAEEFMEYLGKHRVNARLRRSRGKDIDAACGQLANKG from the coding sequence ATGAAGTCTGACAAAAAAAATATCCGGCATTTAAGCCTACCAGCATTACAGGAATATTTCGGGTCTATTGGTGAAAAGGCCTTTCGTGCCAAACAGGTGTACGAATGGATCTGGCTCCGTCATGCAGGCAGCTTTGAGGCTATGACCAACCTGTCGAAAGACCTGCGTCATAAGCTGGAGGAGAACTTTACCCTCCCGGCCGTAAAAGTGGATGCTACTCAGCATAGCAACGATGGTACTATTAAAAGCCGTTTCCGTTTGCACGATAATCACCTGGTAGAAGGGGTACTGATCCCTACCGACACCCGGCAGACCGCTTGTGTGTCTTCGCAGGTAGGCTGCAGCCTCAGCTGTAAGTTCTGTGCTACCGGTTATATGGATCGCAAACGTAACCTGGATTACGATGAAATATATGATGAAGTGGCCCTGATCAACCAGCAGGCCATGGAGCATAACGGAAAGAAACTTACCAACATCGTATTTATGGGCATGGGAGAACCCCTGCTCAACTATAAAAACGTATTGCATGCCATCGAAAGGATCACTGCTCCTGATGGTTTAGGCATGTCCCCAAAACGAATCACCGTTTCCACGGCAGGTGTCGCTAAAATGATCCGCCAGCTGGGCGATGACAAAGTTCGTTTTAACCTGGCCCTGTCTTTACACGCCGCCAACGATAAAAAGCGCAGCGAAATCATGCCCATCAACGATTCCAACAGCCTGAAGGAACTGGTTGATGCCCTGAATTATTTTTATAAAGCCACAGAAAACGAGATATCATTTGAATATATCCTTTTCAAGGACTTCAATGACTCCAAACAGGACGCCGACGAGCTGATTAAAATCTATCGTCAGGTACCTGCCGACCTGGTAAACATTATCGAATACAATCCGATTGATAATGCCCGTTTCCAGAAACCAGACTCACAGACCGCTGAGGAGTTTATGGAATATCTCGGCAAACATCGTGTGAATGCAAGATTACGCCGGAGCCGTGGTAAAGATATCGATGCCGCCTGCGGACAACTGGCCAACAAAGGTTAA
- a CDS encoding RNA polymerase sigma factor translates to MQIMYKLCDEQLITLFKKGHTSALEELVHRHKDKVYTSILLLVKDSFLAEDIFQDTFIKIIDTIRAERYTEKGKFLPWAMRIAHNLCVDHFRKIKRTPMIKTGDDKDIFDVLGFSDACVEDKIITRQSHDRVRIMLDMLPEEQREVIILRHYAELSFKEIADLTQVSINTALGRMRYGLINLRKMMTEKQICL, encoded by the coding sequence ATGCAAATAATGTACAAATTGTGCGACGAGCAGTTGATTACCCTTTTTAAGAAAGGACACACTTCAGCATTGGAGGAATTGGTTCACCGTCATAAAGACAAGGTGTATACTTCCATCTTATTGCTTGTAAAGGATTCCTTTCTTGCGGAAGATATTTTCCAGGACACTTTCATCAAAATCATCGACACTATCAGGGCTGAACGTTATACGGAGAAAGGGAAGTTTTTACCTTGGGCCATGCGTATTGCGCACAACCTGTGTGTTGACCACTTTAGAAAAATAAAACGGACGCCGATGATCAAAACCGGCGACGATAAAGATATATTCGATGTACTGGGATTCAGCGATGCCTGTGTCGAAGATAAAATCATTACCCGCCAGAGCCACGACCGTGTCCGGATTATGCTGGACATGTTACCGGAAGAACAACGCGAAGTCATTATCCTCCGACATTACGCAGAACTCAGCTTTAAAGAAATTGCAGATCTCACGCAAGTGAGCATCAATACCGCCTTGGGTCGTATGCGGTATGGCCTGATCAATCTCCGGAAGATGATGACGGAGAAGCAAATTTGTCTATGA
- a CDS encoding ABC transporter ATP-binding protein: MIELRDITKSFGDKEILKGVSAVMESGKVNLIIGSSGSGKTVMMKCIVGLMEVDSGKILYDKQDFTAMDHHAKKIVRQKIGMLFQGSALFDSMTVEQNVMFPLEMFGDGTFRDKKKRVAECLERVQLKDAAKKFPAEISGGMKKRVGIARAIVLNPKYLFCDEPNSGLDPQTSLLIDKLIKELTVEYNITTVINTHDMNTVMESGDHIVYMYQGQKQWEGSNKDIVFSKDQKLNDFIFASEFLREAKEMRQLDMFKDNSWKEQLQAQLKRDEKK, from the coding sequence ATGATTGAACTGAGAGATATAACCAAAAGCTTTGGAGATAAGGAGATACTGAAAGGCGTTTCAGCTGTAATGGAGTCTGGTAAGGTTAACCTGATCATTGGTTCCAGCGGCAGTGGTAAAACCGTGATGATGAAATGTATTGTGGGCCTGATGGAAGTTGACTCCGGCAAAATTCTGTATGACAAGCAGGACTTTACCGCCATGGACCACCACGCAAAAAAGATCGTCCGCCAGAAGATAGGCATGCTGTTCCAGGGATCAGCCCTGTTTGACAGTATGACAGTAGAGCAAAATGTGATGTTCCCCCTGGAAATGTTTGGTGATGGCACGTTCAGAGATAAGAAAAAGAGAGTGGCAGAGTGTCTGGAAAGGGTTCAGTTAAAGGATGCTGCCAAAAAATTCCCTGCCGAAATCAGCGGTGGGATGAAAAAAAGGGTCGGTATTGCCCGTGCCATCGTACTCAACCCTAAATACCTGTTCTGTGACGAGCCCAATTCCGGTCTCGATCCCCAGACTTCCCTGCTGATAGACAAGCTTATTAAGGAGCTCACGGTAGAATATAATATCACCACCGTGATCAATACCCACGATATGAACACTGTAATGGAAAGTGGCGACCATATTGTATATATGTACCAGGGCCAGAAGCAGTGGGAGGGCAGTAATAAAGACATTGTCTTCAGTAAAGACCAGAAATTAAACGACTTCATCTTCGCATCCGAGTTCCTCCGGGAAGCCAAAGAAATGCGCCAGCTGGACATGTTCAAGGACAATTCATGGAAAGAGCAGCTGCAAGCTCAGCTGAAAAGGGACGAAAAAAAGTAA
- a CDS encoding pseudouridine synthase, whose translation MKKKQPAKKGPAPFKGRKTDSTGKPAAGNRNRSSFDGERPGRASAKDNTGEGKPAFRKRTYGSDKEGNTGDFRKRSFDGEDKPQRKRSFSKDSDEAKPAFRKRTSGFEAEDKPQRKRSFSKDSDEAKPAFRKRTSGFEAEDKPTSHKRSFGDGKKPVRKSFREDNTADESATPRKRTYGDKKTFGKKPADNYSRKEESSFHGDASEGTGARHKETPSGFNRKKFFDRVNDRFTDKKERRVATKSTGKSNRDFSKTSRESKESTFAPGEMPLNKYIAHCGLCSRRKAVDFIKEGKVTVNGQTITEPATKVTGADVVTLSEKKINLTKNLVYILLNKPKGFITTTDDPEGRKTVMDLVKDAAGDERVYPVGRLDRNTSGLLLLTNDGELAQTLAHPKHNIKKIYQVELDKPLTKADFEKIVEGLTLEDGVAYVDALGYVDPKDKKQIGIEIHSGKNRIVRRIFEHLSYSVEKLDRVMYAGLTKKTLNRGQWRYLNEKEVILLKHFKK comes from the coding sequence ATGAAGAAGAAACAACCTGCTAAGAAGGGTCCCGCTCCTTTTAAAGGAAGAAAAACGGACAGCACCGGTAAACCGGCAGCAGGCAATCGCAACCGCTCCTCCTTTGATGGTGAAAGACCTGGAAGAGCATCTGCAAAAGATAACACTGGTGAGGGAAAGCCCGCTTTCCGTAAACGTACCTACGGCAGCGACAAAGAAGGTAACACCGGCGACTTCCGCAAACGTTCCTTCGATGGTGAAGACAAACCACAACGCAAACGCAGCTTCAGCAAAGACAGCGACGAAGCTAAACCTGCGTTCCGCAAACGTACTTCCGGCTTCGAGGCGGAAGACAAACCACAACGTAAACGCAGTTTCAGCAAAGACAGCGACGAAGCTAAACCTGCGTTCCGCAAACGCACTTCCGGCTTCGAAGCGGAAGACAAACCCACTTCCCACAAGCGTTCTTTCGGCGATGGTAAAAAACCTGTTCGCAAAAGCTTCAGAGAAGACAATACCGCAGATGAGTCTGCCACTCCGCGTAAACGGACTTACGGCGACAAAAAGACTTTTGGTAAAAAACCTGCTGACAACTACTCCCGTAAAGAAGAAAGCTCTTTCCACGGAGATGCCAGCGAAGGTACCGGCGCACGTCATAAAGAAACACCCAGCGGCTTTAACCGTAAAAAATTCTTTGACCGTGTCAACGACCGCTTTACCGACAAAAAAGAAAGACGCGTAGCCACCAAAAGTACTGGTAAAAGCAACCGCGACTTCTCCAAAACCAGTAGGGAATCCAAAGAAAGCACTTTCGCTCCTGGCGAAATGCCGTTGAATAAATACATCGCGCACTGTGGGCTTTGTTCCCGCAGAAAAGCAGTAGACTTCATCAAGGAAGGTAAGGTGACCGTCAACGGACAAACCATCACAGAACCCGCTACCAAAGTAACCGGCGCTGATGTGGTGACGCTCTCCGAGAAAAAGATCAACCTGACCAAGAACCTGGTGTACATCCTTTTAAACAAACCCAAAGGCTTTATCACCACCACCGACGATCCGGAAGGACGTAAAACCGTGATGGACCTGGTTAAGGATGCTGCCGGCGACGAAAGGGTATATCCTGTTGGCCGCCTGGACCGCAACACCTCCGGACTGCTGTTGCTCACCAATGACGGCGAACTGGCGCAAACACTGGCTCATCCCAAACATAATATCAAAAAGATCTACCAGGTAGAACTGGACAAACCGCTTACCAAAGCCGATTTCGAAAAGATCGTGGAGGGCCTCACCCTGGAAGATGGCGTTGCCTACGTGGATGCACTGGGATATGTAGATCCGAAAGATAAAAAGCAAATCGGTATCGAGATCCACAGCGGTAAAAACCGTATCGTACGCCGTATTTTCGAGCACCTTTCCTATTCAGTAGAAAAGCTGGACCGTGTGATGTACGCCGGGCTGACCAAAAAAACACTGAATCGTGGCCAGTGGCGCTATCTCAACGAAAAAGAAGTGATCCTGCTGAAACATTTTAAAAAATAA
- a CDS encoding ABC transporter permease, which produces MEFRFFYHFGNFLLMLKGMFSRPENMKLYWKQFMQQCVDIGVGSFGIVFIISLFMGGVTTLQTAYQLVSPIIPRSTIAQVVRDTIILEFAPTLTSIVLAGVIGSKIASELGNMRISEQIDALEIMGINTKGYLILPKILAATLMIPVLVAIAGFLGIWGGKEAGVLSGVLSADQFMMGLRQEFRAYNVFFAMAKSYTFGFIIASVSAYYGYNVQGGALEIGKASTTAVVVSCVLILFMDYALTAILL; this is translated from the coding sequence ATGGAGTTCAGATTCTTCTATCATTTTGGAAACTTTTTGCTGATGCTGAAAGGCATGTTTTCCCGGCCGGAAAACATGAAATTGTACTGGAAACAGTTTATGCAGCAGTGTGTAGATATTGGCGTAGGGTCGTTTGGGATAGTATTCATTATTTCCCTCTTCATGGGAGGGGTGACCACCCTGCAAACAGCTTATCAGCTGGTAAGCCCTATTATTCCAAGAAGCACGATTGCCCAGGTAGTGAGGGACACCATCATTCTGGAGTTTGCGCCTACGCTCACCAGTATTGTACTGGCCGGGGTAATTGGTTCCAAAATAGCTTCAGAGCTGGGTAATATGCGCATCTCCGAACAGATCGATGCCCTGGAGATCATGGGTATCAATACCAAAGGTTACCTGATCCTGCCAAAAATTCTGGCGGCTACCCTGATGATACCTGTGCTGGTGGCCATTGCCGGTTTTCTGGGAATCTGGGGCGGTAAAGAAGCAGGTGTGCTTTCCGGTGTGCTTTCTGCAGACCAGTTTATGATGGGACTGCGGCAGGAGTTTAGGGCCTATAACGTATTTTTCGCTATGGCCAAATCATATACCTTCGGATTTATCATTGCCAGCGTGTCGGCCTACTACGGCTATAATGTACAGGGTGGCGCTCTGGAAATCGGTAAGGCCAGTACTACCGCTGTGGTGGTGAGCTGCGTGCTGATATTATTTATGGACTACGCATTAACGGCTATATTACTGTAA